A DNA window from Plasmodium brasilianum strain Bolivian I chromosome 12, whole genome shotgun sequence contains the following coding sequences:
- a CDS encoding hypothetical protein (conserved Plasmodium protein), with the protein MDNLLYYVLLQNNSIQPIIVRQPSAVIIHTQPKLPVTLDLPPQNIILKSEDPQPIIVRQQNPNIIIQKPYHEFYNNNSAVNNHCSSANNHCSSANNSFGSANNSFASANNSSNGANNGNINFSITENGKLNDLSATMYNTNTIEQAVKENINGINTIQHIAPFDPSYVYNNHNGIYENKAVPTDSVYYGNVTLNNEKDYTPYNTILYEKKHADYVNIPSKY; encoded by the coding sequence ATGGATAATTTGCTGTATTACGTCCTGTTGCAGAACAACAGCATCCAACCTATAATTGTAAGACAACCATCGGCTGTAATTATCCATACTCAACCAAAACTACCTGTCACTTTGGACTTACCACCgcagaatattattttaaagagTGAAGATCCACAGCCTATAATAGTACGACAACAAAACCCGAATATCATAATTCAGAAACCTTACCACGAGttttacaataataacagtGCTGTTAACAATCACTGCAGTAGTGCTAACAATCACTGCAGTAGTGCTAACAATAGCTTCGGTAGTGCTAACAATAGTTTCGCTAGTGCTAACAATAGCTCCAATGGTGCTAACAATGGTAATATCAATTTTTCGATAACTGAAAATGGTAAGTTAAATGACCTCAGTGCTACTATGTATAATACTAATACAATAGAACAGGCAGTTAAAGAGAATATAAACGGAATAAATACTATTCAACATATTGCCCCATTTGATCCCTCATACGTATATAACAATCACAATggtatatatgaaaataaagcaGTACCTACCGACAGTGTGTATTATGGCAATGTTACTCTAAATAACGAAAAAGATTACACACCTTACAATACGATTTTATATGAGAAAAAACATGCTGACTATGTTAATATCCCTTCGAAATATTAG